tagtacaaaaaataattttgacatgcccctacttttctttaaaaaaaaaaaaagcaaaaatctgggtaacagtgaggcacattcagtggaagtgaatggggccaatctgtaaacaataaaatactcactgtttcaaaagtatagctactgTACgagaaataaacaaaatgtgtgttaacatgaatttattgtgataaaatcacttactaaccttttctgtgtaaagttaaagccaatttacAACTTCggtgccatgacgatataatgtcaacaaaccctaaaatccaAAAAAGACCTTAAAACGACGATTTAAAGAATGTTACAGCCCAAATAGtaaattagttttaacagaagaattaatgtaagtgcttttataaaattataagctttacatttctgtctttaaaccctctaaacattggccccattcacttccattgtaagtgcctcactgtaacctccatttttgtgttttttttaaagaaaaggagggacgagtcaaaataatttttgtggtaatcaacattatgccacaaatgctgtcaattgagcttaacttgtattgaacccaggatattcctttaacaaaataaaagaataaataaataaatacaaaataaattatagaaagaaaaatagaaagaaatattTAGAAAGATTCTTACACTGCTGAAGGACAGCTACatttattgtgattaattttattaatttattatgatgGGCTAGGctatatataaaatagaaattgtaaaatcataataattattataactgTATCTAGTCTTTGGCAGAAACTATAGTTACCAGGGTAAATTTGGTCACACTTTTACAATCGTTCATGCTACTGTGTATTTACATAAGTAATTACCAGGTAATATTAATGAGCTACATATACTAATTGTATCAGCAGTTTTTGAGCAGCTCATACTTGCATATTGTTATTGTCATCACTATAGTAATGGACATTAACCTGTAATATGTGTTATGCAAAAATAAAGTGTCACCATTAATATTTGTAAAGGTGGGTCAAAGGCAGAAATAAAAGACCAATGTGCTGTTCCTTTGGGCTGGTTAGACATCTCTTTCACACCATTATTTTACAGCCACCTGTCAGCTAACCCAGATAAGACCTTGATTGTGATGCCAAGAGCGACTGTGGTGTCTGTGCATGTGTAGGCGAGGGCTTAACGGTGGTGAAAGTATGACTGTGACTCAGTGGTCAGACATGAAGACAAGTTAAAACATGATGAGAGTGATGACATAAGGATGCTAGATACACTTTATCTAAACAGagcttgcgtgtgtgtgtgcggctTCAATTCAGGGAGTCATTCTGGGAAGAGAATTTACAGCACCTGCCACTGCATTAAAACACACATTATACTCATGCACACAATACTCACGCATACAAACTCATGTTTACGAACACTGCTGACTCGTCGCACATACAAGCATAGGTACTTGATCCAAATCTGCAGCCATTGCTGGACTGACTGTAAACCACAAAGGCCATGTAGCTGTGTAGTCAGTTGATGGCCTTGatacaaaataaagaaatctCATTACCTTTGACACTGTTGAAGCATAATAGGGTTTAAACACATATATGAGCATTTTTTACACTGACATTTAGCAAAAGTGCAATGGATTAGTATTTTGTATGCAGAgaagtatacactgtatattgcTCAGAGTAATGGGTCCCTAAAAAAGTATCAACCAGAATAAATAAGGTTGCACAAATAAAACTAGCAaaaagggttagatcaggttgAAATAGctcctaaaagggatagttcacacaaaaatgaaaattttctctcatcatttactcacactcatgccatccaagatgtgtatgactttctttcttctgtagaacacaaatattatatagaatatttcagctctgcaggtccatacaatgcaagtcaatgggtaccaacattttgaaggtccaaaaagcacataaaggcagcataaatgtaatctataagacaccagtagttaaatccatgtcttcagaagtgatatgaaaggtgtgggtaagttctttttttactataaatatccactttcactgtcacttacacattcttcttcttttgttttttggcgattaatattctttttgcatatcgccacctactgggaagggaggcgAATTTAAAGTAATAGGACTTAAAtgtcgatctgtttctcacccacacctatcatattgcttctgaagacatgaatttaaccactggagtcttatggattacttttacgttgcctttatgtgctttttggggcttcaaagttctggccaccattcacttgcattgtatggacctacagagctgaaatattcttctaaaaatatttgattgtgttcagcagaagttcatgcacatctgggatgacatgagggtgagtaaatgatgagagaattttcatttttgtgtgaactatcaccTTTAAGGTATCCCGTTTTTACATTGTTTGTATGGTCCTCATTCTGCAAAAAGTCTCGAGAGATTCACatgtaatatacatatatatttgtgtgtgtaagtaCATAGTAGGCtacactgaacaaaatatattttgtggtgaagtaaatatagcagaaaagtattttctacattgaataagttagtttcaGCTtgaacttgaacattttaagtaaattctaggtttgtactcaattcaagcatgtaaaaatgaatgctgtagcttataagtacattttatttatgattgtttgttatcttcaaaatgcatcatcatgtatcaatcctaaagtagaaaaccttgtcatgttTATCCACTAATTTGAGTAAATCTCACTGgtgaataaaataagtacatttttcttaagtttttgatgctggtgttcccagcatgcaccagcttgaataattaaatagcttgcatggtttcactgtttacaagtttatttacaccatttttattgttgattttgttgttatgcTCGGTAACTTCTTGTTTAGTGAAGTCTGaggttcattttctactcaaaattaccgttaatgattaaaaacaattatctgttgattgtttcCATCATTGTGTTTCGTGCACAAGTGTTGAGTTCTGTTTTGCGCAGCTCTGGGTCTTATTACTGTCGACAGTAATGCGAGGTGATGTTGTCCAATAGATTACATAGCAAGAAATAAACTTCCCTATGGAAGGCTTCCATACaatatgtcatgtggtacatgaatAAACATAAGGAAATTTCAAAATTTGAAATGTTCATATAAAATGTTACCTAGTTTAATTAAGTaacatgtacatcagatttgtaagtaaaagttactgtattaactaaaatgtttaagttaaatttgctcactcactttaatcaatattatgtcatgaagtagattttacttaattttattccattaaattttacttagaaaaactgtgtgcaaaaacttgtaaaataaaaatcttactagtaattttttcagtgtagttaaTTACACTTTCTTTAAAGTGGGaccaaaaaatgttttgcagatCTGCTAAGGATTTTTTAGCTCTGTTTTGTATTGAGTGAAACACCGCAgcaagaaatcttttttttttttctttttttttctttatagaaTAAGAATCTGTCCAGCCATCTGTTCTGGCAAGAGAAGAGAAGAGtgtggaaaaaaagagaaaggaaCATATCTTGGTACTAATTGGCTTGGATGGTCATGGGGCATATGGTGGCCTACAACTGATATGACTTTTGAATCTGCACATTTCAAGATGTCGGAAACAGGAGAATCTCAAAATCTTCCAGAATGCACTAAGAAAGATGAGATGCCACCTCCATGTTGTACCATGGAATCTGAGGACTGTCATAACAACAGCCAGGTGATTATGCAGTTCCCACACCTTCCATGATCTTACTCCCATTTTACTCTGTGTTTTTAGCTTTCTTCCACCCTGtacaaaaatgttaacctaaaaaaaattgtttcatgtAGCAACATAACTGAAATAACAGCTAAAATAACTGGTTTTTATtaatgtcaatatacagtatactatatatatatatatatatatatatatatatatatatatatatatatattataattattattattattattattattattttaacatcacTGTGTCAACCTGTTTAaagtggtaaaaccataaaactaGAGGCTTAGATCATGTAGAAATAGTTCCTTTAGGTAACAAATGCATCACATGTTTACAGAGCACATCTTCCATCTCTTTTTTCTCCCATttgatttgtttcttttattCTGTATGTTTTTCCTGAGCAGCCAAACTCAGATGGTAACCATGGAGAACTTAAAAAGAATTTGAAGGTATGATTACAttgattacatatatatatacctttCTTATTTGAATGCTGGAGAGTATGAACTTGCAGCTTACCTACCAGTTTGCCAGACATGTATTTTAGATTGTTGGAGGTATATACAGTTGGATATTGCATCTTGAGTCATTTCCTCTCCTCAGTGGGTAAATGGCTTGTGCTGCTGCTTTCTTGTAATCAACAGTTATGTGAGACAAAATACCATTAGTAAACATTGCATTCACTCCATTGGTAGTAGAAAGTTACCCAACTCCAAAATATAAATCACATCAACAGTGTTCAGACAGTCTGGGAGCAGgtccaaatagtttaaaaatagCATAGTTGCACTTTTTACTGTACTGTTGATCCAATGATCGCTGAATACAATCACTGAAGCATCAAGGTcaaatagtaaaatgtaatcatacCAAAGTCAGAAACCTTGTCTCTTTTTTGCTCATGGTCATTTACATACCTACTTTTATACTGAAATGAAATTTGCCTTTTGCGTACTtagaaattaaaaatgtcattaatcaCATAATATTTCTTAGTGAGTTAAATAAAACAGAAAGGTCAGTAGTTGAATTTGAAAATATTGTGCATATAAATGGGGTTAAAGCTCTCCACTTACATTTTTGGTCTTAAAAATCATATGGTAGAAATACCAAATCCAGTAAAAATGTGCACTGAGAGCACTTTTCCTCTGGGAAGAAAATGTACTCTACTGAATGATGAAATTGGGTAATTGAATGTATGTGTTACAGGCCAAAGGGAAATTAGTGCGGAGTACAGCAGTATGTGATGAATCACTACCCACTGAGGAGAACAGCAAGGTAAGAATCTATCCATCTAATTCCAtccattttctttgttttctatcTCTCTATAAcctaaatacatgttgttgttgaTCATCTAGTAGGCCTTAGTATGTCATATGTAAGTTAATGTAGACTGAATCCAAGGCTGTAACCATGTCTTGGTGGGTCACGAGTGtcgaggtcacaaatataatggtcctctttggtcctttaatatagtaaaggcgctgaatgcagtaattttctgaataaaggcttgaaatgtgataaaggcccaaaattgtataaatatttttaaagttcacacagtacaagacaaactctatgtctgcattgctagcaatttgcctgtttcagtcatcttttcgttcttttttgtgctgtctcaaagaaaatatgaatataatttgaatttcttttcatcattgatgtatcttTAAAATggcatgactgtgtcagctggctagcaaaaaaaaaaaaaaaaatacacaaaattatttactgccctcaagttgtcccctcattgtgttttttccccagtagaatcttaacacaatattttcttcaggaatcctaacgctgctctttttcatacaaaaacagttcatattcaccgctgctgtcaaggtccaaagagaaaaaaaaatataatgtggTTACGGCCCTCACTGAAACCATCACAGACTTTGAGGGTCTATTTAAAGTAATGGCTGACCGAAATGTGGTTTTCAGTGGTTAATTCTTAAATTATTCCATTTAGGCCCCACCAGCCCTGATTATGTGGTATCTTTTACATCCTTGAATTGAATGTATAGATTGTGATGGAACTTTGCTCTGTCTGGTTGTAGGAAAAAGACAGCAAGAAAACTATATCTAGTAACCATGGAGACAGCCctgagtgtgatgaggaggaagaggggAAGAGCAAAGGGGGCACCACAACCAAAAAGCCAAGTTTATCCAAAGGTGATTAACCTCGCACATATGCACATGTgtgtttcatatactgtatgcaacTTTGTGTCACAAGTAGAGGAGAGAATCAACAGAGACCTGGTGATATGATATTTGATCAATACCCAGGTCAAAATACAATATTgcaattatttatgttttatgtatagtttttcaaaactgtgatataatTTACTGACTTCtgtttcaacatgatcacatgggaaatcgaaaTCTTGATACCGAATGTTTTGGTACCCTGACAtttccccatcagacatttttgcatcaatttaaaagtGTTTACCATGTCCTGTGGCACTACTGTTAGCACGTTGAGCGAGCAGCCTCAGAGAgatgggttctggtcctgtgcATGCCAGGAAGTAATCACCTAATAAATAATGAGTGCAATTTGGAGattgcattttataaaaatttctccactgacggttaggtttagggtttgagtaAGGGCGTATggctaataaaatatgcatttcttctatcaagagattatgggagaaaaatgtaaacttggtattggaggagggagtgtggactaggattctaaaaaagtcaagtctacatctagagatgcaagggtgtgccttatgcaattcaatattttacattgattctattggaccccctctagattgtataggcttggtcttaaagacacacccacctgctggcgatgccaatcagaagatggagacacaacccatgtttttgttgtgttaagatccaagaattttggttgaaggttcagagttttatgtgtgacgtattgggcactcaaatttcattttgccccagactctgtattttaggcgatggggcggtcatcaatatagggaataaacacataaaaaattgggtcctaaccagtgtcatgattgccagacaaatagttttaaggggatggaagttggctggagcacccccacttcaggagtggtgctcggagatggggagggtggcggcttttcgaagaagggtcatctagaagactggggaatttggacttgtttgtggggaaattgGGCAAATATTTGCCGTTCTTGGAGGGccctcggggaggggcagtggagagagaagtatagttatcaatgtgtgtgattattatatatatatatatatatatttttttttctttttttgtgtatatactcatatgtgaccacaggaatgtttgttgaaggtcagagtgggggtggggttggggattgggaggggtaatagtgggggttaaatgttgattctgtgtatatatgttttgattttctttgtttaatgtatgaatcaatcaaaaatgttaatgacaaaaaaataaaatatgcattccggTTGACTGTATAACACCATTTACGAAAAAACCCAACTtactttacaacttgcttttggcaccacactgtggacatttcatccagaAAATTGtgcgttcaaaaacacttccaggttcggccactggggcagtggCTCAGATTTcgttaagcacagactgatttcagctgaagaactttcgacccgctgtcaccgaattcacagtgagatcagtctgtcccCAAAAATATTCAgatgaaaaatgtaatgtaaaacttttttttattattattatttgtgtgtgtgtgtccattcaGTATTGTGAGATAAAAGATTGCAATATTTTGAAATccatattttgatacattttctaattttttaagtgcacaaaatatgtaaacatatgatagacatttttttttttttttacatacttcCAATTGTTTGCACAACCATGCATGTGCATTTGTGTCTTTTAGAGCCTAGTCTGGAGTACACAGACTCCACAGGCATTGATCTGGAGGAATTTCTAATCACTACTTTGAAGAGCAGTCCCAGGTgagttaaagtaaaataaaattccctctgcatttattcattcattcaactCCTTTCATTCATgctgttttttgtgttttacaggGATAGACTGATGCTCCTTAAACTCGAGCAGGATATGACTGACTTTATGACAGACAACAGGTAAGATAATATGTTTCACAGTCTAGAACAGGCTTATTTTCTGTAATGAAATATAATGTGTATGTTTCTTTTGCTCTGTCTCTCTGTAGCTCCTATAAGAAATTCTCTCAGATGTCGTCATACCACAGGATGCTGGTTCACAGGGTTGCAGCTTATTTTGGTCTGGAACACAATGTGGATCACAGTGGAAAAGCTGTTATCATCAACAAAACCAGCAATTCTAGGATGTAtgtctgtgttacagtgagtgAATGTGGATTTATGAAAGAATAGATGTGGGTATAACAGTGTGTATGCTTTTCAGACCAGAACATCGGTTTGCTGAACATGTTCAAGAAGAGAAGACAGAGGAAAGAAGATTAATATTGAAGAGGAACACCAGTCAGGACAAAGAAGATGGTCAGGTATGGATAAATACACACTTTGCTGACCATTGACATTACAAAAGAGCAAACAAAGGCTCTTCTTGTAGCTCTGATCTTGGCAGTTGATTAACTTGTGTCTGcacatctgtttttgttttagagGCTCAGAGTTCCATCACTCAAAGAACAGATGAGGAGCAAGTCaatagaggagagagaggaggagtACCATAGAGTCAGAGACTGTATATTCTCTCAGGATGTAAGAAAAGAAAACTAGAAAATGCACACACAGTAGAACATTAAAGCTTTGGACTCTAATTGTGATATCTTTCCTTTTTTTCAGTCCACTTGTGTTTCACAGAGTGTTTACATTGAGACCAGGTAAATATctcataataattaatatttcaaaagcAAAATGCATGTATAAAGTCTTTGAGTATCATCTATACAATATGAATATACTAAAATGTAAACGtttcaatatatttacatttcattcatgttcttttcagtcacttttttttttcagccaaagtgacttacaataaAGTGCTACAGATATAGCCTCAGATACCATGAAGAAGCACAAAGAAATTTCTAATTTAAAGAATATTTAATCATGTCACTTCTAAACTATATTGAAATCAAGGGTTACAGTACATGTATATACAGTGGTAACAGATGAGTTGTCATGACAGCGAGCACATTGCATTTAAGTGCAGATGTGGAGTTGATTTAAATATGTGTGACTGATGTGAGTTCAATGTGAGTTCTTGTGTAGGTGAATTTTAAAGAAGTGGGTTTTGACATTTTGTATGTGGCTGGAGAGTCAGCTGTTCTGACAGTTAATTTGAGGTTGTCCTGTCCGTCGATGAGAAGGAAAGATGATGTATCTGCACTTACCCACGTAGAATCCCTTCATGTGGCGAGGGACCAGAAGTTTGATCATAGTAGCTTGGATGATGGCTTGGGTATATTGCTGGATGAAGAATTGATAGTTGTAGGGATTAAAACTACTGGCAGCATTAAGAAGTTGAACAGCTCACTCAAAAAtcacaaaattctctcatcatttactcaccctcatgccatcccagatatatatgacttttttctattgcagaacacagacaaagattttaaggaaaaatatctcagctctgtaagtccatataaagcaattgaatggtgaccaaaactttgaagctccaaaaagcacataaaagcagcataaaagtaatccattagactccagtggttaaatccatatcttcagaagagatatgataggtgtgggtgagaaacagatcaatatttaagtcattttttactataaatttccactttgaCCAGCCCTCCTATGTGCGTTCACTAGAGGGCCGAGttcttctttttctgtttttgtgtgattCGCGTTCTTTGTGTGTATCGCCAAATACTTGGCAAGGAGGAGAACGAAAAAAGGGAGGGATAAATGAAAGCAAAagtataaataaatcatattcgcacaacagcccagtaggtggcaatatgcacaaagaatgtgtatcACAAAAAATCAAAAGGAGACCTCTCGTGAACACGCATAAGAGGGTAGATGAAAGTGTAgattaaatattgacctgtttctcacccacacctatcatattgcttctgaagatatggatttaaccactggagtcatttggattacttttatgcttcctttatgtgatttttggaccttcaaagttctggccaccattcacttacattgaccaacagaccaacagagctgaaatattcttctaaaaatctttgtttgtgttcagcagaagaaagaaagtcatacacatctgggatggcatgagggtgagtaaatgatgagaaaattttatttttgggtgaactatacctgtAAGGATGTATTGCAGATTTTGCTAGGCTGGCAAGGAGCTTGTAGTCAATATTTTGTATACCATGTTATTGGCTTAAATTTATAGATGCATTTGTATCAATATATTTACTAAACATAATAGCTTGCACCTGAAATATAAAgtggtttttttttatgttaaaatactttctcctaccccAGTTTAGTgagcagagacaattataagtcaACCATTAGTAGGCTGATTTCCTGAAGAGTGTAATACTGTGGTGCTTTAAAAACAATGCTCTCTTTGTTTGAGCGCTCCAAAATGTCAAATTCTGGCTCAACAaaaggtgtgagtttggggtgggactaccgttaataaagtttttagctgGGAAGGCAAAAGAAAGAATTACAATAAAACTAAATTTGACTTTGAATTGACAAGTTTGTGGCATTGAAACAGTGGcagttgaaaaataattgaaattatttttggtggtGCCAAAAATGATCTTATATGTTTGCAGAGGCCTTGAAGATGGTAATATTCTCAATGAGACCCAGAAAAGACGACAGCTATTTAGGTGAGAAGTGCTACGGGATTTCTGAACTGAAATTATGTAACTGCTTAAACACTTTTCAGTCCAAAATTATAAATAAGCTTATTATACAGGTATGTGTCCTGTTCTGCAGGGGTAACTGGGGCAGTTCTGGTCAGCTGTCTGGCAGCAGGCAGAGCAGCTTTGAGCTGGACTCTCATTGGAATGACCCTCAACCTTGGAGTAGCACAGATTCTGACAGCCCGACGTGGACCTCTAAATCTACACACAGCAGCTCCAAACTCTGCATACCAGGTGCAAAAATAGCACTACCTAATTAACTAGATAAAGATAAAAATGGCTATTGATATATGCAGTCAGTGCAATCTGCAGTACATACACATTGtgtcagtggcgggccgtgcattttaagtctaggccttcagtgtgattcacgccattaagaaaacacagtttcacatttAATAAGACACCCTAACTAGTAATatcaattgacatttttaaaacacgtccacgcacgaaagaacttgaaatgacacttaatgctcaagcaagcctaattttaactgcagcatgactgtttgtgaaatgaaagtctcccgaacagacattcaaaaattcaaaaatctaacaatacactatatggccaaaagtttgtggacaccatatgtgcttgatgagcatttgatttaaaaaccttaggcatcaatttccccctttgctgtaataacagcttccactcttttgggaaggctttccactatactgtatgtagtatcaTGGCTGCACAATTCAGACACAatgctatcagtgaggtcagggactgatgttggttgatggggcctgatttacagttgctgttccatttcaccccaaaagtgatcagtgggattcaggtctgggctttgtgcaggccagtcaatttcttccacgccagacacagtaaaccatttctttatggacctcactttgttcacaggggcattgtcatgctggaacagaaaagggctatccccaaacagttgccacagatTTGGAAGCACataaagcccaagccattacataaagaaacattaagatttttctttactggatttaatggagtaaccaaatgcgttaattagaagggggtgtccacaaacttttggccatatagtgtatttgtgatttaaatgttgcttgcaatatatttcgtttcgtcagggtacacggttatgctgcgttccattcaagttggatgtgggatattcctacttgatatctccgatctccgaccataaatgcattccctTCCCctc
The sequence above is a segment of the Myxocyprinus asiaticus isolate MX2 ecotype Aquarium Trade chromosome 34, UBuf_Myxa_2, whole genome shotgun sequence genome. Coding sequences within it:
- the LOC127425406 gene encoding cAMP-regulated phosphoprotein 21-like — its product is MTFESAHFKMSETGESQNLPECTKKDEMPPPCCTMESEDCHNNSQPNSDGNHGELKKNLKAKGKLVRSTAVCDESLPTEENSKEKDSKKTISSNHGDSPECDEEEEGKSKGGTTTKKPSLSKEPSLEYTDSTGIDLEEFLITTLKSSPRDRLMLLKLEQDMTDFMTDNSSYKKFSQMSSYHRMLVHRVAAYFGLEHNVDHSGKAVIINKTSNSRIPEHRFAEHVQEEKTEERRLILKRNTSQDKEDGQRLRVPSLKEQMRSKSIEEREEEYHRVRDCIFSQDSTCVSQSVYIETRGLEDGNILNETQKRRQLFRGNWGSSGQLSGSRQSSFELDSHWNDPQPWSSTDSDSPTWTSKSTHSSSKLCIPVSESALSYAPPSNSPAYIFVPAESSIPPGSILLNPHTGQPFLNPDGTPAVYNPPVSQKPISNQLNTVQHQAPPPPPQQQPVASHGVPQVQYSSVTYLPSQQSNVSTSQQHPIEQTREDLTSKFAHMTMSPQSSGDLPDMPSYYMQGAPPTHSYAPPHHSYAPSHHSDSYVSPGMTLAPPTAPPPHTHSQQSNQVSVYSYPVQCPGASQQYGAASYSTQTGYPTVISNQQGCPGMMGSPILSQTQQGIMGSYPSVPSYQVPQQQQQQQSYPSTMLGQGGQTQCFVPPAGVQVYCNSLPPSPPPPLSMLGVSFQSSGCKNGCNINQNQFWY